The following proteins come from a genomic window of Myroides odoratus DSM 2801:
- a CDS encoding glycine--tRNA ligase translates to MAKQDDIFKNVISHAKEYGYIFPSSEIYDGLSAVYDYAQNGVELKRNIREYWWKSMVQMHENIVGIDASIFMHPTTWKASGHVDAFNDPLIDNKDSKKRYRADVLIEDYCEKLHQKALKEIEKAKKRFGEAFDEEQFVATNPRVVEYYAKKKEILERMARGLDTGDLADVKALIEELEIADPDTGSKNWTEVRQFNLMFGTKLGASADTAMDLYLRPETAQGIFVNFLNVQKTGRMKIPFGIAQTGKAFRNEIVARQFIFRMREFEQMEMQFFVKPGEEMKYYEYWKDTRLKWHLSLGMGAENYRYHDHEKLAHYANAATDIEFNFPFGFKELEGIHSRTDFDLKAHEQFSGKKLQFFDNETNSSYVPYVVETSVGLDRMFLSIFSKSLQEETLEDGTTRTVLKLPAVLAPTKAAIFPLVKKDGLPEIAQEIIEDLKWDFNVAYDEKDAVGRRYRRADALGTPFCITVDHQTLEDKTVTIRHRDTMKQDRVAIADLRNIINEEVSMRNWLKKMM, encoded by the coding sequence ATGGCAAAACAAGATGATATTTTTAAGAATGTTATTTCGCACGCAAAAGAGTATGGATACATTTTTCCATCTAGCGAAATATACGATGGTTTAAGCGCAGTATATGACTATGCTCAAAACGGTGTAGAATTAAAGAGAAATATTAGAGAGTACTGGTGGAAATCCATGGTACAAATGCACGAAAATATTGTAGGAATTGATGCCTCAATCTTTATGCATCCAACCACTTGGAAGGCTTCAGGTCACGTTGATGCATTCAATGACCCTTTAATTGACAATAAAGACAGTAAAAAAAGATATAGAGCAGATGTTTTAATTGAAGACTACTGTGAAAAATTACACCAAAAAGCATTAAAAGAAATTGAAAAAGCGAAAAAACGCTTTGGAGAAGCTTTTGATGAAGAGCAATTCGTTGCGACTAATCCACGCGTTGTAGAATACTACGCAAAGAAAAAAGAAATTTTAGAGCGTATGGCTCGCGGTTTAGATACAGGAGATTTGGCTGATGTAAAAGCACTTATCGAAGAGTTAGAAATCGCTGATCCTGATACAGGTTCTAAAAACTGGACGGAAGTACGTCAATTCAACTTGATGTTTGGTACAAAATTAGGAGCTTCTGCAGATACGGCAATGGATTTATATCTACGTCCTGAAACAGCTCAAGGTATTTTTGTAAACTTCTTAAACGTTCAAAAAACGGGACGTATGAAAATTCCTTTTGGTATTGCCCAAACAGGAAAAGCATTCCGTAATGAAATCGTAGCACGTCAATTCATTTTCCGTATGCGTGAATTTGAGCAAATGGAAATGCAATTCTTCGTGAAACCAGGAGAGGAAATGAAATATTACGAGTATTGGAAAGATACGCGTTTAAAATGGCATTTATCTTTAGGTATGGGCGCAGAAAACTACCGCTACCACGATCACGAAAAGTTAGCGCACTATGCCAATGCTGCAACCGATATTGAATTCAACTTCCCATTCGGATTTAAAGAATTAGAAGGAATTCACTCGCGTACAGACTTTGACTTAAAAGCACACGAGCAATTCTCAGGTAAAAAATTACAGTTTTTTGATAACGAAACAAATTCATCTTATGTTCCTTATGTTGTAGAAACATCAGTAGGATTGGATCGTATGTTCTTATCTATCTTCTCTAAATCACTTCAAGAAGAGACTTTAGAAGATGGAACAACAAGAACCGTATTGAAATTACCTGCGGTATTAGCACCAACAAAAGCAGCAATCTTCCCTCTAGTGAAAAAAGATGGTTTACCAGAAATTGCACAAGAGATTATCGAAGACTTGAAATGGGATTTCAATGTCGCTTATGATGAAAAAGATGCTGTAGGACGTCGTTACCGCCGTGCAGATGCTTTGGGAACTCCTTTCTGTATTACAGTGGATCACCAAACATTAGAAGATAAAACGGTTACGATTCGCCACAGAGATACAATGAAACAAGATCGCGTTGCAATTGCAGATTTACGCAATATCATCAACGAAGAAGTATCAATGAGAAATTGGTTAAAAAAAATGATGTAA
- a CDS encoding aspartate ammonia-lyase, with product MKQTRIESDLLGEIEVPINAYYGVQTQRAIANFAISKQKLADYPSFIKGLALVKWAAAKTNYELQLLDSTIYQAIETACKELIAGQFHQDFPIDMIQGGAGTSTNMNANEVIANRALEILGHAKGEYQYCSPNDHVNLSQSTNDAYPTAFKVALFEMNQRVVLSLKTLVQALEEKEVAFQEILKMGRTQLQDAVPMTLGQEFGAFAFTLAREINKLEEASLSFLEINMGATAIGTGLNAVPGYATLCAQNLGELMQQPVVSAANLIEATSDTSGLVAYSNALKKVAIKLSKMCNDLRLLSSGPRTGLAEIQLPAMQPGSSIMPGKVNPVIPEVVNQVCFKVIGNDMTITMASEAAQLQLNVMEPVLVHSLMESMEWMIQAMDTLQEKCIKGIQANADHTKEQVLQSIGIVTALNPYIGYKASTKIAKEALETGKGVYDLILAHQLMTKEQLDELLDPKHMLAPHGVAK from the coding sequence ATGAAACAAACAAGAATTGAAAGTGATTTACTAGGAGAAATTGAAGTTCCAATTAATGCCTATTACGGTGTGCAAACCCAAAGAGCCATTGCTAATTTTGCAATTTCGAAGCAAAAGTTAGCAGATTATCCGTCTTTTATTAAAGGATTGGCGTTGGTAAAATGGGCGGCAGCTAAGACTAATTATGAACTTCAACTCTTAGATTCAACAATATATCAAGCCATTGAAACTGCTTGTAAAGAACTAATAGCGGGTCAATTCCATCAAGATTTTCCTATTGATATGATTCAAGGGGGAGCGGGAACGTCTACAAATATGAATGCCAATGAAGTGATTGCTAATCGCGCCTTGGAAATTCTAGGTCATGCTAAAGGAGAATATCAGTATTGTTCACCGAATGATCATGTGAATTTATCTCAATCTACGAATGATGCCTATCCAACGGCATTTAAAGTGGCGTTATTTGAGATGAATCAGCGTGTTGTACTGAGTTTAAAAACGCTCGTTCAAGCCTTAGAAGAAAAAGAGGTTGCATTTCAGGAGATTCTTAAAATGGGACGTACGCAATTGCAAGATGCTGTTCCGATGACTTTAGGACAAGAGTTCGGCGCTTTTGCATTTACATTAGCCCGTGAGATCAATAAATTAGAAGAAGCGAGTCTTTCCTTTTTAGAAATTAATATGGGAGCTACGGCGATTGGAACAGGACTAAATGCTGTTCCAGGGTATGCGACTTTATGTGCTCAGAATTTAGGAGAACTGATGCAACAACCTGTAGTTTCAGCAGCCAATTTAATCGAAGCAACTTCGGATACAAGTGGATTGGTGGCGTATTCTAATGCGTTGAAAAAAGTGGCCATTAAGTTATCCAAAATGTGTAATGACTTGCGTTTACTATCTTCTGGGCCGCGCACGGGATTGGCTGAAATCCAATTACCCGCAATGCAACCGGGGTCTTCTATTATGCCAGGAAAAGTAAATCCTGTTATTCCAGAGGTTGTGAATCAGGTGTGTTTTAAAGTAATCGGAAATGATATGACGATTACGATGGCTTCGGAAGCTGCACAGTTGCAATTGAATGTAATGGAACCTGTTTTGGTACATAGTTTGATGGAATCTATGGAATGGATGATTCAGGCTATGGATACTTTACAAGAGAAGTGTATCAAAGGAATCCAAGCGAATGCGGATCATACAAAAGAACAAGTATTACAGAGCATCGGAATTGTGACTGCTTTAAATCCTTACATTGGATATAAAGCGAGTACCAAAATTGCCAAAGAAGCACTGGAAACAGGAAAAGGAGTCTATGATTTAATCCTGGCGCATCAGTTGATGACGAAAGAGCAATTGGATGAATTATTGGACCCGAAACACATGCTTGCACCACATGGGGTAGCCAAGTAA
- a CDS encoding subclass B1 metallo-beta-lactamase TUS-1: MYHYFSSLFVLIFSTLVYPQSDKLKIEPLNDHMYVYTTYQVFQGVEYSSNALYVVTDEGVILIDTPWDKDQYAPLVEHIRREHNKEIKWVITTHFHEDRSGGLDYFNKAGAETYTYALTNEILKQRNEPQATFTFGSTKQFNLGKEKIEVYFLGEGHSKDNTVVWFPEEAILYGGCLIKSAEATTIGNIVDGNVEAWPTTIKAVKRKFKKAKVIIPGHDAWNQSGHLENTARILSAYQAQKLKNNKQL; the protein is encoded by the coding sequence ATGTACCACTACTTTAGCAGTTTATTTGTACTGATTTTTTCTACTTTGGTCTATCCTCAATCGGATAAATTAAAAATTGAGCCGTTGAACGATCATATGTATGTCTATACGACCTACCAAGTATTTCAAGGCGTCGAATATTCTTCCAATGCTTTATATGTAGTGACGGATGAAGGAGTAATTCTCATTGATACCCCTTGGGATAAAGATCAGTACGCCCCTTTAGTAGAACACATCAGACGTGAACATAACAAAGAAATAAAATGGGTCATTACCACTCACTTCCACGAAGATCGTTCGGGTGGACTTGATTACTTCAATAAAGCTGGAGCAGAAACCTATACTTATGCTTTGACCAACGAAATCTTAAAACAGCGCAATGAACCACAAGCGACTTTTACTTTTGGTTCAACAAAGCAGTTCAACTTGGGCAAAGAAAAAATAGAGGTCTATTTCTTAGGAGAAGGTCATAGTAAAGATAATACGGTGGTTTGGTTTCCAGAAGAAGCGATTTTATACGGTGGTTGTTTGATTAAAAGTGCAGAGGCAACGACTATCGGCAATATCGTCGATGGCAATGTAGAGGCTTGGCCTACGACAATCAAAGCCGTAAAGCGCAAATTCAAAAAGGCCAAAGTGATTATTCCAGGGCATGATGCCTGGAATCAATCCGGTCATCTTGAAAATACAGCCCGTATCTTATCGGCTTATCAGGCACAAAAATTAAAGAACAACAAGCAATTATAA
- a CDS encoding NAD(P)H-binding protein gives MRAVIIGATGAVGKVLVRQLLCDERYHFVEIFVRSPWDIQHPKLICHVVDFEQMGQWHHLIEGDVAFSCLGTTKKQAGGKAAQWHIDYDYVVQFAKYCKVKSIETFVLVSSKGADYRSKVFYLYLKGRIEQAIAQLHFCRTIIIRPSSLIRPNSDRGGEKIGVKVLLFLNRLGLFKSYSPVAVSKVADRIRNEAVEHVTYNLVVIENDEI, from the coding sequence ATGAGAGCTGTAATTATTGGCGCTACAGGAGCCGTTGGAAAAGTATTAGTCCGTCAACTATTGTGTGACGAGCGCTATCATTTTGTCGAAATTTTCGTACGTAGCCCTTGGGATATTCAACATCCTAAGCTGATTTGTCACGTTGTAGATTTTGAACAAATGGGACAATGGCATCATCTCATTGAAGGCGATGTCGCTTTTAGTTGTTTGGGAACAACCAAGAAGCAAGCAGGAGGAAAAGCAGCACAATGGCATATAGACTATGATTATGTGGTTCAATTTGCTAAGTATTGCAAAGTTAAATCAATCGAAACTTTCGTACTAGTTTCCTCCAAAGGCGCAGATTATCGCAGTAAGGTATTTTATCTTTACCTGAAAGGCAGAATCGAACAAGCGATTGCTCAATTGCATTTTTGCCGAACCATTATCATCCGACCAAGTTCGCTAATTCGACCGAATTCCGATCGCGGTGGTGAAAAAATAGGTGTAAAGGTATTGCTGTTTCTCAATCGATTAGGCTTGTTTAAATCGTATAGCCCAGTAGCTGTTTCTAAAGTAGCCGATCGCATTCGAAATGAAGCTGTAGAACACGTCACTTATAATTTAGTTGTCATTGAGAATGATGAAATATAA
- a CDS encoding ComF family protein, translating to MFKDLINLLFPKSCSGCFTILLAQEELLCTACRAALPFTNQHLYTANEAMGKFYGKVKIQQASCLFYYAKNGIVSNLLHQLKYNNQPAIGFTLGRLYAEFLAESQAFPMVDFLVPVPLHRKKLRQRGYNQVDGFAKALSQRFQVPLHPSVLIKAKQTASQTTKSFQERIQAKPTVFQLQSTADLAGKHFLLLDDILTTGSTLETCARLLLQIPDSKVSILCLAYTK from the coding sequence ATGTTTAAAGACCTCATCAATCTCCTTTTTCCGAAAAGCTGCTCTGGTTGTTTTACCATTCTCTTGGCTCAAGAAGAATTGCTATGTACAGCTTGTCGCGCAGCCTTGCCCTTTACCAACCAACATTTGTATACCGCTAACGAAGCCATGGGGAAATTCTATGGCAAAGTCAAAATACAGCAGGCAAGTTGTTTGTTCTACTACGCCAAAAATGGCATTGTTTCCAATCTCCTTCATCAGTTGAAATACAACAACCAACCAGCAATTGGTTTTACTCTTGGTCGTTTATACGCAGAATTTCTTGCAGAATCCCAGGCGTTTCCCATGGTCGATTTCCTTGTTCCCGTGCCCTTGCATCGAAAGAAGCTACGTCAGCGGGGCTACAATCAGGTAGATGGATTTGCAAAAGCCTTAAGTCAGCGGTTTCAAGTCCCACTCCATCCATCCGTTTTAATCAAAGCAAAACAAACAGCATCACAAACAACAAAGAGCTTTCAAGAACGCATACAAGCGAAGCCTACGGTTTTTCAATTGCAATCCACCGCTGATTTGGCGGGGAAACACTTTTTACTACTAGATGACATTCTAACTACAGGTAGCACCCTAGAAACTTGTGCAAGGCTTTTATTACAAATCCCTGATAGCAAGGTGAGTATTTTGTGTTTAGCGTACACAAAATAA
- a CDS encoding Ig-like domain-containing protein — MSKFRLYFFTCLLILCVTCFSNCAKRGYISGGPMDTLPPVVLKSYPENYSINFDKDEIRIEFDEFIKLKNANQNLIVSPPLKNNPDISPMGSPKKVMTIKLKDTLYPNTTYSFNFGDAITDNNEGNVLPQFKYIFSTGTYIDSLKLEGTIQSAHQLKTDNFVNVMLYDAATFKDSTVYKEKPLYITNTLDSLTTFSIENIKAGTYYAVALKQKTNTYMFNSDQDKIAFILDTIVIPTDKKYNLVLFKSEEKFAAKRPAQISENKWYLPYKGNKEGVKIKVSKNDSLIQSVYTPLEGKDSLQVWFPKVIADSLHIAVSKEDYLETFTVRPRAKMKEIDTLSVTAKNNNIDFKEDFTLKTTTPIATVNKNLIQIINKDSLPVAFEVQEILDEQKVALLFEKNQEELYAIQLLPKALTDVFGHANDTLSYALKTTKHSDYGNLNLNLKSVKRYPIIVELIDEQEKVYATQIIKEPQTVIFDLLPPRKYYVRIVYDDNENGKWDTGYYWDRRQPEETFYTDEPIDVRANWDINQDIDLLAVPKQKTPTNPTKPAKKPARR, encoded by the coding sequence ATGTCGAAGTTTCGTCTTTATTTTTTTACTTGTTTACTCATTTTATGTGTAACCTGTTTTTCTAATTGTGCTAAAAGAGGCTATATTTCTGGTGGACCGATGGACACCTTACCTCCTGTTGTATTAAAAAGTTATCCTGAAAATTATTCGATCAACTTTGATAAGGATGAAATTAGAATTGAGTTTGATGAATTCATCAAATTAAAAAATGCCAATCAGAATTTAATTGTTTCTCCACCATTGAAGAACAATCCTGATATTTCACCTATGGGAAGTCCTAAAAAGGTCATGACAATTAAGCTTAAGGATACACTATATCCCAATACGACTTATAGTTTCAATTTTGGAGATGCCATAACAGATAATAACGAAGGAAATGTATTGCCTCAATTTAAATATATTTTCTCAACAGGAACTTATATTGATTCACTCAAATTAGAAGGAACCATACAATCCGCTCATCAGCTAAAAACAGACAACTTTGTCAATGTTATGTTATATGATGCTGCGACATTTAAAGACTCAACTGTTTACAAAGAAAAACCCTTGTATATCACCAATACACTGGATTCTCTAACGACTTTTTCTATTGAAAATATCAAAGCAGGAACATATTATGCTGTTGCGTTAAAACAAAAAACGAATACATATATGTTCAACTCCGACCAAGATAAGATTGCTTTTATCTTGGATACGATTGTAATTCCTACAGATAAAAAATACAATCTAGTACTATTCAAATCAGAAGAAAAGTTTGCGGCTAAACGCCCTGCTCAAATTTCTGAAAACAAATGGTACTTGCCTTATAAGGGCAATAAAGAGGGAGTAAAAATTAAAGTATCTAAAAATGATAGTTTAATCCAAAGCGTATATACACCATTAGAAGGAAAAGATTCTCTTCAGGTTTGGTTCCCTAAGGTCATTGCAGATTCGCTTCATATTGCTGTTAGCAAAGAGGATTATTTGGAGACCTTTACGGTACGTCCTCGTGCAAAAATGAAGGAAATTGATACCTTAAGTGTGACAGCGAAGAATAATAACATTGACTTCAAGGAAGATTTCACCTTAAAAACAACCACACCTATTGCGACCGTAAATAAGAATTTGATTCAAATTATCAACAAGGATTCTCTTCCTGTTGCTTTTGAAGTTCAAGAAATATTAGACGAGCAAAAAGTAGCCTTACTATTTGAGAAAAATCAAGAAGAATTATATGCCATTCAATTGTTACCTAAAGCGTTAACAGATGTTTTTGGCCATGCTAACGATACACTAAGCTATGCGTTGAAAACAACCAAGCACAGTGATTATGGAAATTTAAATCTCAATTTAAAATCGGTTAAACGCTATCCGATCATTGTAGAACTGATTGACGAACAAGAAAAAGTTTATGCAACGCAAATCATCAAAGAACCGCAAACGGTCATCTTTGATTTATTACCACCGCGTAAATATTATGTGCGTATCGTTTATGACGACAATGAAAATGGCAAATGGGATACGGGATACTATTGGGATAGACGTCAACCGGAGGAAACCTTTTATACAGACGAGCCGATTGATGTTCGCGCAAACTGGGATATCAATCAAGATATAGATTTATTGGCTGTTCCTAAACAGAAAACGCCAACCAATCCGACGAAACCAGCTAAAAAACCAGCTAGGAGATAA
- a CDS encoding YceI family protein — protein sequence MKKLALLVVAVLFSVTSFAQTKWNVDPMHSFLNFSVKHLGISFVDGRFDKYEGTFVGNPEDLTKGTFNFTVDVNSINTGVEMRDNHLKSADFFDTAKFNSMKFDTKSIKKTGKDKYELVGNLTIKNITKPVTFRLVYGGLLADDGSGNTKLGFQATTTINRFDFDVAYDPTGQAIGKDIDITVNLEFSKAN from the coding sequence ATGAAAAAATTAGCTTTACTCGTTGTAGCTGTCTTATTCTCAGTTACTTCATTTGCGCAAACAAAATGGAATGTTGATCCGATGCACTCGTTTTTAAACTTTTCAGTAAAACACTTAGGCATTTCGTTTGTTGATGGTCGATTCGACAAATATGAAGGAACGTTTGTGGGAAACCCTGAAGATTTAACGAAAGGAACCTTCAATTTTACGGTAGATGTAAACAGCATCAATACAGGTGTTGAAATGCGCGATAACCACTTAAAATCGGCAGACTTTTTTGATACAGCAAAATTCAATTCAATGAAATTTGACACGAAATCTATCAAGAAAACAGGAAAAGATAAATATGAACTAGTAGGAAACTTAACAATTAAAAATATCACAAAACCTGTAACCTTCCGATTAGTATATGGTGGTTTATTAGCAGATGATGGAAGTGGAAATACAAAACTTGGTTTTCAAGCGACAACGACAATCAACCGTTTTGACTTTGACGTAGCGTATGACCCAACAGGACAAGCTATTGGAAAAGATATTGATATTACAGTGAATTTAGAATTCAGTAAGGCTAACTAA
- a CDS encoding YchJ family protein, whose translation MLNDMECPCGSEHKLADCCMPFLQGAQYPTTAEALMRSRYTAYVVANATYLIDTTHPRTRHLYSKKSILQWAKENQWLRLEIESASALQVVFRAYFKDTKGQEHQHYENSTFEFLGEKLYYVSGTFEE comes from the coding sequence ATGCTTAACGATATGGAATGTCCTTGTGGTAGTGAACACAAATTAGCGGACTGTTGTATGCCTTTTCTTCAAGGAGCACAGTATCCAACAACGGCAGAAGCTTTAATGCGTTCCAGATATACAGCGTATGTAGTAGCCAATGCAACGTATTTGATTGATACGACACATCCGCGAACGCGTCATCTGTATAGCAAAAAATCAATTTTGCAATGGGCCAAGGAAAATCAATGGTTGCGATTGGAAATTGAATCAGCCTCCGCTTTACAAGTTGTATTTCGCGCCTATTTCAAAGACACAAAGGGACAGGAACACCAACATTATGAAAATTCAACCTTTGAATTTTTAGGTGAAAAACTGTACTATGTGTCGGGTACTTTCGAAGAGTAG
- a CDS encoding efflux RND transporter periplasmic adaptor subunit, with product MSILYKTIRRFSIVMVALSLSTIFIQCKDKETATVEMEIQEETDIVQLTDAQLKHVDLETTKIQEHTIATVLKLNGKIDVPPQNLISVTNPLGGYIKQTKLMPGMHIKKGEQIAIMEDPRYIELQQNYLIAKDKYEFAKLDYQRQKDLNASHASSDKVMQQAQAEMNTQRIAMNALGQQLSLININPNTLTYNSISRSIAIYSPINGFVSNTYVNIGKYVTPSDVMFELIDPTDIHLNLKVYEKDLDKLEVGQRVVSFTNNNPSKKYEGEIVLISMDVNTEGTSEVHCHFENFEKNLLPGMYMNAEIDTHSSLTKALPEESVVYFEGKHFVFVVTGKQTYQLTAVEVGETENGFTAILNADALTNKTIVSKGAYTLLMKLRNTEDEE from the coding sequence ATGTCTATCTTATATAAAACTATTCGTCGATTTTCTATTGTAATGGTAGCTCTTTCCTTATCCACTATATTCATTCAATGCAAAGACAAAGAAACGGCTACAGTAGAAATGGAAATTCAAGAAGAAACGGATATCGTACAATTAACGGATGCTCAACTCAAGCACGTTGATTTAGAAACTACTAAAATTCAAGAACATACCATTGCTACTGTATTGAAATTAAATGGAAAAATTGATGTTCCCCCACAGAATTTAATTTCAGTAACCAATCCACTAGGCGGGTATATCAAGCAAACCAAATTAATGCCTGGTATGCACATCAAAAAAGGCGAGCAAATTGCCATTATGGAGGATCCGCGTTACATTGAATTGCAACAAAATTACCTCATTGCTAAAGACAAGTATGAATTTGCAAAATTGGATTACCAACGCCAGAAAGACCTAAATGCAAGTCATGCTAGTAGTGATAAAGTCATGCAACAAGCCCAAGCAGAAATGAATACTCAGCGCATTGCGATGAATGCTTTAGGACAACAGTTGAGTTTGATTAACATCAATCCCAATACCTTGACGTATAATTCGATTAGTCGATCTATCGCTATTTACAGCCCAATCAATGGTTTTGTAAGTAACACTTATGTGAACATCGGGAAATATGTTACCCCATCGGATGTTATGTTTGAACTCATTGACCCCACAGATATTCATTTGAATCTAAAAGTCTATGAAAAAGACTTAGATAAATTAGAAGTAGGACAACGTGTGGTAAGTTTTACGAACAACAATCCATCGAAAAAATACGAGGGAGAGATTGTCCTCATTAGCATGGATGTCAATACAGAGGGAACATCCGAAGTACATTGTCATTTTGAAAATTTTGAAAAAAACCTTTTACCGGGAATGTATATGAATGCAGAAATTGACACCCACTCTTCCTTAACCAAAGCCTTACCGGAAGAGAGTGTGGTCTATTTTGAAGGAAAACACTTTGTTTTTGTGGTAACTGGTAAACAGACCTATCAATTAACTGCTGTTGAAGTTGGAGAAACTGAAAATGGCTTCACGGCTATTCTCAATGCAGATGCATTAACCAATAAAACTATTGTTTCGAAAGGAGCTTATACCTTACTCATGAAGTTAAGAAATACAGAAGACGAAGAATAA